One genomic region from Zalophus californianus isolate mZalCal1 chromosome 2, mZalCal1.pri.v2, whole genome shotgun sequence encodes:
- the LOC113925369 gene encoding LOW QUALITY PROTEIN: carbonic anhydrase 5B, mitochondrial-like (The sequence of the model RefSeq protein was modified relative to this genomic sequence to represent the inferred CDS: substituted 1 base at 1 genomic stop codon), whose protein sequence is MVAMSSLRVILRASPCKSLWRRLQTSRFVPARPCSLYTCTYKSQNRALHPLWETVDLVLGGERQSPINIRQRDSVYDPGLKPLTISYDPTTCLHGWNNGYSFLVEFEDSADKSVIEGGPLEHYYQLKQLHFHWGAIGAWGSEHTVDSKCYPAELHLVHWNAVKFENFEDAALEEHGLAVIGVFLKLGKHHKELQKLVDALPSIKHKDTLVEFGSFDPSCLMPACPDYWTYSLTTPPLSESVTWIIKKQPVEVDHGXLEQFRTLLFTSEGEKEKRMVDNFRPLQPLMNRTVRSSFRQDYVLNIQAKPQPSTSQVTP, encoded by the coding sequence ATGGTGGCGATGAGTAGCCTGAGGGTCATTCTTCGAGCCTCTCCATGCAAGTCACTGTGGAGAAGATTGCAGACGTCCAGGTTCGTGCCAGCGAGGCCCTGCAGCCTCTACACCTGCACGTACAAAAGCCAGAACCGAGCCTTGCACCCGCTCTGGGAGACCGTGGACCTGGTCCTGGGGGGCGAGCGCCAGTCGCCCATCAACATCCGGCAGAGGGACAGCGTCTATGATCCTGGTTTAAAACCGCTCACCATCTCTTACGACCCCACCACCTGCCTCCATGGCTGGAATAACGGGTACTCTTTCCTCGTGGAATTTGAAGATTCTGCAGATAAATCAGTGATCGAGGGAGGACCCCTGGAGCACTACTACCAATTGAAGCAACTCCATTTTCACTGGGGTGCCATCGGTGCCTGGGGCTCAGAGCACACCGTGGACAGTAAATGTTACCCGGCAGAGCTGCATTTGGTGCATTGGAATGCAGTCAAATTTGAAAACTTTGAGGATGCAGCATTGGAAGAACATGGTTTGGCTGTGATCGGAGTATTTTTAAAGCTAGGCAAACATCACAAAGAGCTACAGAAATTGGTGGATGCTTTGCCATCGATCAAGCATAAGGACACCCTTGTGGAATTTGGGTCATTTGATCCTTCCTGCCTAATGCCTGCCTGCCCAGATTACTGGACCTACTCCCTGACTACCCCGCCACTCTCCGAGTCTGTCACCTGGATCATTAAGAAGCAACCCGTAGAGGTTGATCATGGTTAGCTTGAACAGTTTCGGACCCTGCTTTTCACttcagagggggagaaagaaaaaagaatggtggACAATTTCCGCCCCCTTCAGCCCCTAATGAATCGCACTGTCCGCTCTTCCTTCCGTCAGGATTATGTCCTGAATATACAAGCGAAACCCCAGCCTTCAACTAGCCAAGTGACCCCCTAA